A stretch of the Procambarus clarkii isolate CNS0578487 chromosome 47, FALCON_Pclarkii_2.0, whole genome shotgun sequence genome encodes the following:
- the LOC123762932 gene encoding LOW QUALITY PROTEIN: ras-related protein Rab-10 (The sequence of the model RefSeq protein was modified relative to this genomic sequence to represent the inferred CDS: inserted 1 base in 1 codon), producing MAKKTYDLLFKLLLIGDSGVGXTCILFRFSDDAFNTTFISTIGIDFKIKTIELRGKKIKLQIWDTAGQERFHTITTSYYRGAMGIMLVYDITNAKSFDNIAKWLRNIDEHANEDVEKMILGNKCDMEDKRVIPKEKGEAIAREHGIRFLETSAKANINIEQAFLELAEAILNKTPGRDPQENPDSVVRPERRNDRGAARQCCA from the exons ATGGCCAAGAAGACTTATGACTTGTTATTCAAGCTCCTCCTTATAGGCGACTCGGGCGTTG AGACATGTATACTCTTCAGATTTTCAGATGACGCCTTCAATACCACGTTTATATCCACAATAG GTATTGACTTCAAAATCAAAACCATTGAGTTGAGAGGAAAGAAGATAAAGTTGCAGATATG GGACACTGCAGGCCAAGAGAGGTTCCACACAATTACCACTTCATACTACAGAGGGGCCATGGGTATAATGTTGGTTTACGACATTACAAATGCAAAGTCATTTGATAATATTGCAAAATGGTTAAGAAATATAGATGAG CATGCAAATGAAGATGTAGAAAAGATGATTCTGGGAAACAAGTGTGACATGGAGGACAAGCGTGTTATCCCTAAAGAAAAAGGAGAAGCG ATTGCACGAGAACATGGTATTCGATTCCTTGAAACGTCAGCAAAAGCAAACATCAACATTGAACAGGCCTTTTTGGAACTAGCTGAAGCCATCCTCAACAAGACACCAGGACGGGACCCACAG GAAAATCCAGACAGTGTTGTTCGCCCTGAGAGGAGGAATGATCGAGGTGCAGCTCGACAGTGCTGTGCGTAG